The sequence CCTCGTCCGGGTAGGTTTGGGCGAACAGCCGGGCATACATCCCGCCCAATGAGTGTCCGACCATGAGGTAAGGTCCTGAGATATTTTCCTGCTTTAATGCGCTGTAAAGCTCGCGGACGATCTGATCCCCGGTGCGTTCGCGCGTGGCCTTCTCGCTCCATGCATACCCCGCCCGGTCATAGGTGACGACCGTCGCATAAGGGGCGAGCTTGTCCGGGATATCACGCCAGGACAAACTTGTTTCCCCGCTTCCCGCCTCGAGCACAATCGTCGGGGATCTGCTGCCCGATTTCACCAAATGAAGATCATATCCGCCCACATCGACCATTTGGCCGGGAGGAGGATAGTCTTTGGCGGCTTGTTTCGAAGCGATGGCTTCATAAGTGAAACCAGCGCTGATCAGGATGATCCCAACGGCTAATGTAACCCCAAAACCGAATATCAACTTTCTCCATGCCGATGTTTTCTTTTTTTCACTTTTGCCCATGTAAAGGTTCCTCTCTCATATCTGTTATTTAGTACAGTGTACTAAAAAAGATTTTAGCACGTTGTACTAAAAAGGGGAAGAGGGTATAATAGGACTATGCCAAAAATCGTGAACCATGAAACGCAAAGACGTTTAGTCGCAGAAGCCGCATTAAGAGTGATCCGGCAATCCGGCCTGGAACAGGCTACCGTGCGCAAAATCGCGGAAGAGGCGGGGCTGTCGGTCGGGTCTATGCGCCATTATTTCTCATCGCAGGTTGAACTGTTTGCCTTTTGCATGAATATATTCGTCGAACGGGTCGAGAAAAGATTGGAGGCTTTTGAGCTAACAGGACCTCTGCTGACGGATTTAAAAAGATTGCTGCTGCAGTTTTTGCCTGTCGATGAGGAGAGAACGCTGGAAATGGAGGTATGGTTTGCTTTTCATTCGAAGGCCTTGGTTTATCCCGAATTGAGGAGGTTAAGCGCGAATATTCAGGATGGGTTACATAAAGCCTCCCGTTTCGTGCTGGAAGAGATCATACGAAACCGGTTGGCCCGGCCCGATCTGAATATCGAACTGGAGACGGAGAAATTGTATGCGCTCATCGACGGATTAGCCATGCATAAAATCATGCAACCGGACCGGCTGCCGGCGGAAAGGCTGGAAAGCCTCCTGGAATCTTATCTGGCGGCTTTATGTTCCGGATGAACCGCAGGTTCACATTGTGCTGCTAACGCCAATATGAATCTGCGGTTGTTTTTTAGGAGTAATGTATCGAAAGCATGTTCCAATAGTACAAAAAGATCGTATAAAACAGGCATATCAAACACGTTACTGCAGAGAAGCAGGTTTGAAGCCGCCGCTTTTGTCCCGTGCTGGATTTCCGAGCACTGAAGGTACGGACACCCAGGACGATTGCCCCGGCCAGTGCAAGCAAAGGAAGAGAAGAGAATCCCCAGGCATACCACATCGGGTAACCACGGGTGAAAACCTCCGAATTGCCATACAGCAATTGTCCGATCAAAAACACGGTGAACAGGGTTGCCATCCACGCCACGGGTCCGGGAAGGGCTTGTTTTTTTCTCAGGATAAAACGCAGCAAGCAACGAAAGATGCCGATGATGAACAGGAAAATCCATAACAGGCCTACTGCGGCATAGACGGCAAAGGCGGTAGCAGGATGCCTCCACCATGCAGGTTTCTCATCAATGCTTACCCCTTGTGTAAAGGCTAATTTCCAGCTGCCGTTCTCCTGCTGGA is a genomic window of Paenibacillus durus ATCC 35681 containing:
- a CDS encoding TetR/AcrR family transcriptional regulator; protein product: MPKIVNHETQRRLVAEAALRVIRQSGLEQATVRKIAEEAGLSVGSMRHYFSSQVELFAFCMNIFVERVEKRLEAFELTGPLLTDLKRLLLQFLPVDEERTLEMEVWFAFHSKALVYPELRRLSANIQDGLHKASRFVLEEIIRNRLARPDLNIELETEKLYALIDGLAMHKIMQPDRLPAERLESLLESYLAALCSG